The following proteins come from a genomic window of Macaca thibetana thibetana isolate TM-01 chromosome 15, ASM2454274v1, whole genome shotgun sequence:
- the LOC126937705 gene encoding ras-related protein Rap-1b-like, with amino-acid sequence MHEYKLVILGSGGIGKSALTVQFVQGIFVEKYDPMIEDSYRKQVEVDAQQYRLEILDTAGMEQFIARRDLYMRNGQGFVLVYSITAQPTFNDLQDLREQILRVKDTDDVPMILVGNKDDLEDERVVGKEQGQSLARQ; translated from the coding sequence ATGCATGAGTATAAGTTAGTCATTCTTGGCTCAGGAGGCATTGGAAAGTCTGCTTTGACTGTACAATTTGTTCAAggaatttttgttgaaaaatatgATCCTATGATAGAAGATTCTTATAGAAAGCAAGTTGAAGTAGATGCACAACAGTATAGGCTTGAAATCTTGGATACTGCAGGAATGGAACAGTTTATAGCAAGGAGGGATCTGTACATGAGAAATGGACAAGGCTTTGTATTAGTTTATTCCATCACAGCACAGCCCACATTTAATGATTTGCAAGACTTGAGAGAACAGATTCTTCGAGTTAAAGACACTGATGATGTTCCAATGATTCTTGTTGGTAATAAGGATGACTTGGAAGATGAAAGAGTTGTAGGGAAGGAACAAGGTCAAAGTCTAGCAAGACAATAG